In the Pristis pectinata isolate sPriPec2 chromosome 35, sPriPec2.1.pri, whole genome shotgun sequence genome, one interval contains:
- the fkrp gene encoding fukutin-related protein translates to MRISLCQVLLTGAILINLVVLYYVSRTQQQMLKHKEPGKAVSRRLSLSRVTGITVLIREFEDFENWVVGVAQSFMKKRPDQPIVVVADKLPYPPLDLPDKQNIQVVLLKASPDQPHYVIRPEFYIKTEYTLLVPDGVQLDSTQQIDRLLQEFESNKEKVRMVAAPVQPSGMFQCLNLRVNLKEWSAVYSLSAGQICDAIGGDTVVLVRTEDLFNLSQPMLRPLMTSLFIQSSLHGWRVKTAENVVFSSYHRSLYMSAHNQWKADNHAKARLAHLFKDFGIKRVVQVDGKEHWYGCNKDTPRCFGTVHDDTPEYLYQNRWTPPCCLKALRETAKYVIKILESSGVRYWMEGGTLLGAVRQQDIIPWDYDVDLGIYLEDVEKCELLRSLDSGSVVDENGYVWEKAVEGEFYRVQYSESNHLHVDLWPFYAREGIMTKNTWMDHKQDVEFPEHFLKPLVPMQFAGVTANAPNNHRRFLELKFGEGVIENPQYPNPAKKRLEKVD, encoded by the coding sequence ATGCGGATTAGTTTATGCCAGGTGCTGTTGACTGGGGCAATATTGATTAATCTGGTGGTTCTTTACTACGTCTCCAGAACCCAACAGCAAATGTTGAAGCACAAAGAACCAGGGAAAGCTGTCTCTCGGAGGCTGTCACTTTCACGAGTCACTGGAATTACTGTGCTGATCAGAGAGTTTGAAGACTTTGAGAATTGGGTAGTAGGCGTTGCGCAGTCCTTCATGAAGAAAAGGCCAGATCAGCCCATTGTGGTGGTGGCTGATAAACTACCCTACCCACCATTGGATCTGCCTGATAAGCAAAATATTCAGGTGGTCCTGTTGAAAGCATCTCCTGATCAGCCACACTATGTCATTAGACCTGAATTTTATATCAAGACAGAGTACACCCTTCTGGTGCCAGATGGGGTACAGTTGGACTCAACTCAGCAAATTGACCGCCTTCTTCAGGAATTTGAGTCCAACAAAGAGAAGGTCCGAATGGTCGCAGCCCCTGTTCAGCCTTCTGGAATGTTTCAATGTCTAAACTTGCGAGTTAACCTGAAGGAATGGAGTGCAGTTTACAGCCTCTCTGCCGGTCAGATTTGCGATGCCATCGGTGGAGATACTGTGGTTCTTGTTCGGACAGAAgacttgttcaacctctctcagCCTATGCTGAGGCCGCTTATGACCTCCCTCTTCATTCAGTCTTCACTGCATGGCTGGAGGGTGAAGACAGCAGAGAATGTCGTTTTCTCTTCATACCACCGCTCTCTGTACATGTCAGCCCACAACCAATGGAAGGCTGACAACCATGCAAAAGCAAGGTTGGCTCACCTCTTCAAAGACTTTGGCATAAAACGTGTGGTTCAGGTTGATGGGAAGGAGCACTGGTACGGATGCAACAAAGACACTCCTCGCTGTTTTGGCACTGTGCATGACGACACACCCGAATACCTGTATCAGAACAGGTGGACTCCGCCTTGCTGCCTCAAAGCCTTGCGTGAGACTGCCAAATATGTTATAAAGATCTTGGAATCCTCAGGAGTCCGCTACTGGATGGAAGGTGGCACACTACTGGGAGCAGTCCGTCAACAGGACATCATTCCCTGGGACTACGATGTGGATCTTGGAATTTACTTGGAAGACGTGGAGAAATGTGAGTTACTGAGGAGTCTGGATTCTGGCTCGGTTGTTGATGAGAACGGCTACGTGtgggaaaaggcagtggaaggagAATTCTACAGAGTTCAGTACAGCGAAAGCAACCACTTGCATGTTGACCTGTGGCCCTTCTATGCCAGAGAAGGGATCATGACCAAAAACACCTGGATGGATCACAAGCAGGACGTTGAGTTCCCCGAGCACTTTCTGAAGCCACTTGTACCCATGCAGTTTGCTGGGGTGACTGCTAATGCACCCAACAATCACAGGCGCTTCCTAGAATTGAAATTTGGGGAGGGGGTCATTGAAAACCCTCAATACCCAAATCCTGCAAAGAAAAGATTGGAGAAGGTGGACTAA